The following coding sequences are from one Paraburkholderia caballeronis window:
- a CDS encoding cation diffusion facilitator family transporter: MSAESPKAIFYALAANLGIAVCKYVAAAFTGSGSMFAEAIHSTADCGNQLLLLFGLRQARRPASALHPMGTGREINFYALLVALLLFFVGGAFSVYEGIHRLVAREPLQFVFVALGVLGVSVVLETLSLLGALRVIRAQNPDKSLWRWFRETRESDLLVVAGEDIAALAGLAIAFVAVLMTVITGNPVWDACGSIGVGLLLMVIAGLIAREVKSMIVGESASPEMRRDIEAFLRARPEIHAVINLITLQWGKEIVVAVQAEMIDYAESRAMVDAINRIEADLQSAYPQVRWVFFEPDFVKR; the protein is encoded by the coding sequence ATGAGCGCGGAATCGCCGAAGGCGATCTTCTACGCGCTCGCGGCGAACCTCGGGATCGCCGTCTGCAAGTACGTCGCGGCGGCGTTCACCGGCTCGGGTTCGATGTTCGCGGAGGCGATCCACTCGACAGCCGATTGCGGCAATCAACTGCTGCTGCTGTTCGGGCTGCGCCAGGCGCGCCGGCCGGCGAGCGCGCTGCATCCGATGGGAACCGGCCGCGAGATCAACTTCTACGCGCTGCTCGTCGCGCTGCTGCTGTTTTTCGTCGGCGGCGCGTTTTCGGTGTACGAGGGCATTCACCGGCTGGTCGCGCGCGAGCCGTTGCAGTTCGTGTTCGTCGCGCTCGGCGTGCTCGGCGTGTCGGTCGTGCTGGAAACGCTGTCGCTGCTCGGCGCGCTGCGCGTGATCCGCGCGCAGAATCCGGACAAGTCGCTGTGGCGCTGGTTTCGCGAGACGCGCGAATCGGACCTGCTGGTCGTCGCCGGCGAGGACATCGCGGCGCTGGCCGGTCTCGCGATCGCGTTCGTCGCGGTGCTGATGACGGTGATTACCGGCAACCCGGTGTGGGACGCGTGCGGGTCGATCGGCGTCGGGCTGCTGCTGATGGTGATCGCGGGGCTGATCGCGCGCGAGGTGAAGTCGATGATCGTCGGCGAATCCGCGAGCCCGGAAATGCGCCGCGACATCGAGGCGTTTTTGCGCGCGCGTCCGGAGATCCACGCGGTCATCAACCTGATTACGCTGCAATGGGGCAAGGAGATCGTCGTCGCGGTGCAGGCCGAGATGATCGACTACGCGGAAAGCCGCGCGATGGTCGATGCGATCAACCGCATCGAAGCGGACCTGCAAAGCGCGTATCCGCAGGTGCGCTGGGTGTTCTTCGAGCCGGACTTCGTGAAGCGATAA
- a CDS encoding LysR family transcriptional regulator, whose protein sequence is MDRLQAMQVFTRVVDTNSFTRAAETLDLPRASVTTIIQNLEAFLGTRLMHRTTRRLSLTPDGAAYYERCVRILADVEETETSFQSGNRKPQGKLRIDMPGSIGRLIVIPSLCEFHTRYPDIDLQLGLSDRPVDLLQEGVDCVVRVGALQDSSMVARRIGLFEGVSCASPSYLEQHGIPRTLEDLEGHKAVNYFSSRTGRVIDWAFLVDGKEVEVKLKSKVSVNDADAYVTCGLEGFGLIQPARFMVLPQLRSGELVEVLPDFKPLPMPISAVYPHSRHLSPKVRVFVDWIAEVFDRCPLLSGRASLDKTCTQRTIEQRENKPDLETPVVTEWVA, encoded by the coding sequence ATGGACCGGCTCCAGGCCATGCAGGTGTTCACCCGTGTCGTCGATACCAACAGCTTCACGCGCGCAGCCGAAACGCTCGACCTGCCGCGCGCGTCCGTCACGACGATCATCCAGAATCTCGAAGCGTTTCTCGGCACGCGGTTGATGCACCGGACCACGCGCCGCCTGTCGCTGACGCCGGATGGCGCCGCGTACTACGAACGCTGCGTGCGCATTCTCGCGGATGTCGAGGAAACGGAAACGAGCTTCCAGAGCGGCAACCGCAAGCCGCAGGGCAAGCTGCGCATCGACATGCCGGGCTCGATCGGCAGGCTGATCGTGATTCCGTCACTGTGCGAATTCCACACGCGTTATCCGGACATCGACCTGCAACTCGGTTTGTCCGACCGCCCGGTCGATCTGCTGCAGGAAGGCGTCGACTGCGTGGTGCGGGTCGGCGCGCTGCAGGATTCGTCGATGGTCGCGCGGCGCATCGGACTGTTCGAAGGGGTGTCGTGCGCGTCGCCGTCGTACCTCGAACAGCACGGCATTCCGCGCACGCTCGAAGACCTCGAAGGACACAAGGCGGTCAATTATTTTTCGAGCCGCACCGGACGCGTGATCGACTGGGCGTTCCTCGTGGACGGCAAGGAAGTCGAGGTGAAGCTGAAGAGCAAGGTGTCGGTCAACGACGCGGACGCGTACGTGACCTGCGGCCTCGAAGGCTTCGGCCTGATCCAGCCGGCGCGCTTCATGGTGCTGCCGCAACTGCGCTCGGGCGAACTGGTCGAGGTGCTGCCGGACTTCAAGCCGCTGCCGATGCCGATTTCGGCCGTGTATCCGCACAGCCGGCATCTGTCGCCGAAGGTGCGCGTGTTCGTGGACTGGATCGCGGAAGTATTCGACCGCTGCCCGCTGCTGAGCGGCCGCGCATCGCTCGACAAGACCTGCACGCAGCGCACGATCGAGCAGCGCGAAAACAAGCCGGACCTCGAAACGCCGGTGGTGACCGAGTGGGTCGCGTAA
- a CDS encoding efflux transporter outer membrane subunit — translation MDSFARGASAGSHRRDGGLSAVSGGLRVAAAAALAVWLAACSVEPTYHRPDAAAPAAFKEAPQQTDAQGPHDVGSWTPARPADDAHRGEWWTVFGDPTLNALEDQALAANQDLKAAAARVQQARALTQAARASWFPSLDAGFGPTRQRLSPASQFQPADANVPSQTLWRAQATASYEADLFGRVSSNVNAARADAQQSEALFLSVQLALQADVAQNYFQLRQFDSQLDLYRRTVALREDALKLVERRFAEGDISELDVAQARNELASARADAIGVARQRAASEHGLAILLGKAPADFTFPQTPLAPVTTRIPAGLPSTLLERRPDIAAAERAMAAANARVGLAKSAFFPKLDITGAFGYESATLGDLFMWSSRAFLLGPFAGTALTVPIFDGGRRRAGLAQARAKYDEDVAQYRQQVLVAFREVEDNLSDLRLLDDQIRAQGDAVNASQRAAHLSLTQYQEGQVSYLNVIDSDRAVLVSQLQESQLRGVQAVATVNLVRALGGGWGDQKADDTTPPPLASR, via the coding sequence ATGGATTCGTTCGCACGCGGCGCCTCGGCCGGTTCGCACCGGCGCGACGGCGGCCTTTCGGCGGTGTCGGGCGGCCTGCGGGTTGCCGCGGCCGCGGCGCTCGCCGTGTGGCTGGCCGCGTGCTCGGTCGAGCCGACCTATCACCGGCCTGACGCGGCCGCGCCGGCTGCGTTCAAGGAAGCGCCGCAGCAGACCGATGCGCAGGGGCCGCACGACGTCGGTTCGTGGACGCCCGCGCGTCCCGCCGACGACGCGCATCGCGGCGAGTGGTGGACCGTGTTCGGCGACCCGACGCTGAACGCGCTCGAAGATCAGGCGCTGGCCGCGAACCAGGACCTGAAGGCGGCAGCCGCGCGCGTGCAGCAGGCTCGCGCGTTGACGCAGGCCGCGCGCGCGTCGTGGTTCCCGTCGCTCGACGCGGGTTTCGGCCCGACGCGCCAGCGGCTGTCGCCCGCTTCGCAGTTCCAGCCGGCGGACGCCAACGTGCCGTCGCAGACGTTGTGGCGCGCGCAGGCCACGGCGTCGTATGAAGCGGACCTGTTCGGCCGCGTCAGCTCGAACGTGAACGCGGCGCGCGCGGACGCGCAGCAGAGCGAGGCGCTGTTCCTGTCGGTGCAGCTCGCATTGCAGGCGGACGTCGCGCAGAACTACTTCCAGCTGCGGCAGTTCGATTCGCAACTCGATCTGTACCGGCGCACCGTCGCGCTGCGCGAGGATGCGCTGAAGCTCGTCGAGCGGCGGTTCGCCGAAGGCGACATCAGCGAACTGGACGTCGCCCAGGCGCGCAACGAACTGGCGTCCGCGCGCGCCGATGCGATCGGCGTCGCGCGGCAGCGCGCGGCGTCGGAGCATGGCCTCGCGATCCTGCTCGGCAAGGCGCCCGCGGACTTCACGTTCCCGCAGACGCCGCTCGCGCCGGTCACCACGCGCATTCCGGCGGGGCTGCCGTCGACGCTGCTCGAACGCCGGCCGGACATCGCGGCTGCCGAGCGCGCGATGGCCGCTGCGAACGCGCGTGTCGGCCTCGCGAAGTCGGCGTTTTTCCCGAAGCTCGACATCACCGGCGCGTTCGGCTACGAGTCGGCGACGCTCGGCGACCTGTTCATGTGGTCGAGCCGCGCGTTCCTGCTCGGTCCGTTCGCGGGCACCGCGCTGACCGTGCCGATCTTCGACGGCGGCCGCCGCCGCGCGGGTCTTGCGCAGGCGCGCGCGAAGTACGACGAGGACGTCGCGCAGTACCGGCAGCAGGTGCTGGTCGCGTTCCGAGAGGTCGAGGACAACCTGTCCGACCTGCGTTTGCTCGACGACCAGATCCGCGCGCAGGGCGATGCGGTGAACGCGTCGCAGCGCGCCGCGCATCTGTCGCTCACGCAGTATCAGGAAGGGCAGGTCAGCTACCTGAACGTGATCGACAGCGACCGCGCGGTGCTCGTGTCGCAACTGCAGGAGAGCCAGCTGCGCGGCGTGCAGGCGGTCGCGACGGTCAACCTGGTCCGCGCGCTCGGCGGCGGCTGGGGCGACCAGAAGGCGGACGACACGACTCCGCCGCCGCTCGCGTCGCGCTGA
- a CDS encoding DUF4148 domain-containing protein, translating to MKRTFAAALVLSIAASTSAFAGGIGRSGTYGPQWSTNDSSAPKTRAEVKAELVQSYRDGTLPSMNKTSYPEQGLVGRTQAERLAVQQGLGDDATRVARAGQ from the coding sequence ATGAAACGCACTTTCGCAGCAGCACTCGTTCTGTCGATCGCCGCCAGCACGTCCGCATTCGCGGGCGGCATCGGCCGCTCGGGCACGTATGGCCCGCAGTGGTCGACGAACGACAGCAGCGCGCCGAAGACCCGCGCCGAAGTGAAAGCGGAACTCGTGCAGTCGTATCGCGACGGCACGCTGCCGTCGATGAACAAGACGAGTTATCCGGAACAGGGGCTAGTCGGCCGCACCCAGGCAGAACGCCTCGCCGTCCAGCAAGGCCTCGGCGACGACGCGACCCGCGTTGCGCGCGCAGGCCAGTAA
- a CDS encoding efflux RND transporter periplasmic adaptor subunit, translated as MPLFQLSRSRIAMAAVAVVAVAGVATFGVTRNEGRATAAEAPPAPEVDAAAVVKRTITDWQSYSGRMEAVEKVDVRPLVSGTIVSVNFRDGALVKKGDTLFVIDPRPYQAAVDQAAAQVAAAQARNGYAQTDWERAQRLLTDNAIAKRDYDEKQNASREANANLKAAQAALEAAQINLGYTRIVAPVAGRVSRAEITLGNVVSAGASAAPLTTLVSVSPIYASFDADEQTYLDYISRMNDGRKVPVQLGLANEAGYSRNGTIESVDNRLDTSSGTIRVRARFDNADGALVPGLYARIKVSGSAPHPALLVDEAAIGTDQDKKFVFVVDRNNQVVYRTVQIGGQQGNLRVIVGGLAEGERVIVNGTQRVRPGAAVRAHMVPMNGDAQGDDSVAQAATKAAGAS; from the coding sequence ATGCCTCTCTTTCAGCTTTCCCGTTCGCGCATCGCGATGGCGGCCGTCGCCGTGGTTGCGGTCGCGGGCGTCGCGACGTTCGGCGTGACCCGCAACGAAGGGCGCGCGACGGCGGCCGAAGCCCCGCCCGCGCCCGAAGTGGACGCGGCCGCGGTCGTCAAGCGCACGATCACCGACTGGCAGTCGTACTCGGGCCGCATGGAGGCCGTCGAGAAGGTCGACGTGCGTCCGCTCGTGTCCGGCACGATCGTATCGGTGAACTTCCGTGACGGCGCGCTCGTGAAGAAGGGCGACACGCTGTTCGTGATCGATCCGCGTCCGTATCAGGCCGCGGTCGATCAGGCGGCCGCGCAGGTGGCCGCCGCGCAGGCGCGCAACGGCTACGCGCAGACCGACTGGGAGCGCGCGCAGCGGCTGCTGACCGACAACGCGATCGCGAAGCGCGACTACGACGAGAAGCAGAACGCGTCGCGCGAGGCGAACGCGAACCTGAAGGCCGCGCAGGCGGCGCTCGAAGCGGCGCAGATCAACCTCGGCTATACGCGGATCGTCGCGCCGGTCGCGGGCCGCGTGTCGCGCGCGGAGATCACGCTCGGCAACGTCGTGTCGGCGGGCGCGAGCGCCGCGCCGCTGACGACGCTCGTGTCGGTGTCGCCGATCTACGCGTCGTTCGACGCGGACGAACAGACCTATCTCGACTACATCAGCCGCATGAACGACGGCCGCAAGGTGCCGGTGCAACTGGGCCTCGCGAACGAAGCCGGTTATTCGCGCAACGGCACGATCGAGTCGGTCGACAACCGGCTCGACACGTCGTCGGGCACGATCCGCGTGCGCGCGCGCTTCGACAACGCGGACGGCGCGCTGGTGCCGGGCCTGTACGCGCGGATCAAGGTGAGCGGCAGCGCCCCGCATCCGGCGCTGCTCGTCGACGAGGCGGCGATCGGCACGGACCAGGACAAGAAGTTCGTGTTCGTCGTGGATCGCAACAACCAGGTCGTGTATCGCACCGTGCAGATCGGCGGCCAGCAGGGGAACCTGCGCGTGATCGTCGGCGGCCTGGCCGAAGGCGAGCGCGTGATCGTGAACGGCACGCAGCGGGTGCGTCCGGGCGCGGCGGTGCGCGCGCACATGGTGCCGATGAACGGCGACGCGCAGGGCGACGACTCGGTCGCACAGGCGGCGACGAAGGCCGCCGGGGCTTCGTGA
- a CDS encoding MetQ/NlpA family ABC transporter substrate-binding protein, with translation MNRVARTLSRLFRLPRAGVLAAAGFALAIGAGVAHADSPTLKIGTATSPQIDALKEAAREAKAEGLDVKIIEFTDWNTPNAALANRDIDVNYFQHIPFLENAEKQGGYKFVAIAPGTIMKIGLYSKKVKRFEDLKDGATVAIANDPVNGGRGLLLLQRAGLVTLKPGADYRATTLDIVANPKHLKIVQLEASQLARSLDDVDLAQGYPSFIKLAGTADPNSALLFDGLENKNFAIQWVVRPESVNDPRIRRFIAIYQHSPQVRKELDKAFGNLYAVAW, from the coding sequence ATGAACCGTGTTGCCCGTACCCTGAGTCGTTTGTTCCGGTTGCCCCGCGCGGGCGTGCTCGCGGCAGCCGGTTTCGCGCTCGCGATCGGCGCGGGTGTCGCGCATGCGGACAGCCCGACGTTGAAGATCGGCACCGCGACCTCGCCGCAGATCGATGCGCTGAAGGAAGCCGCGCGCGAGGCGAAGGCCGAAGGGCTCGACGTGAAGATCATCGAGTTCACCGACTGGAACACGCCGAACGCGGCGCTCGCGAACAGGGACATCGACGTCAACTACTTCCAGCACATCCCGTTTCTGGAGAACGCGGAGAAGCAGGGCGGTTATAAGTTCGTCGCGATCGCGCCCGGCACGATCATGAAGATCGGCCTCTATTCGAAGAAAGTGAAACGGTTCGAGGATCTGAAGGACGGCGCAACCGTCGCGATCGCGAACGACCCAGTGAACGGCGGGCGCGGCCTGCTGCTGCTCCAGCGCGCGGGTCTCGTCACGCTGAAGCCGGGTGCCGACTATCGCGCGACCACGCTCGACATCGTCGCGAATCCGAAGCATCTGAAGATCGTGCAGCTCGAAGCGTCGCAACTCGCGCGCTCGCTCGACGACGTCGATCTCGCGCAGGGCTATCCGAGTTTCATCAAGCTCGCGGGCACCGCCGATCCGAATAGCGCGCTGCTGTTCGACGGCCTCGAAAACAAAAACTTCGCGATTCAATGGGTCGTGCGGCCCGAGAGCGTCAACGATCCGCGCATCCGCCGCTTCATCGCGATCTATCAGCATTCGCCGCAGGTCCGCAAGGAACTCGACAAGGCGTTCGGCAATCTGTACGCGGTCGCGTGGTGA
- a CDS encoding alpha/beta hydrolase: MDAFKRSTSPTPPAIEAAPDEAAQPVSARAAQSDPPLIEVTDVTIEGYVQDIGLRLYRRANATGLPVLLYFHGGGFVRGSLDDGDVAGRFFAERLPALVVSVGYSLAPEFPFPAAPEDAHRAALWVLTRARAFGGSTKRIVAAGHDAGGQIANVLAFIGRDRGDVRLAAQALFAPMLDPSLTRLGDERRLGSDITARECAACYRAYLPEAAQRMHPYAAPLESSRLAGLPPTLIVTAQNDVLHIEAEKYASRLIDAGVRTQVVRYPSVSHAQIASHPAALSEAARFFQCCFDASAQC, translated from the coding sequence ATGGATGCCTTCAAACGTTCGACGTCACCGACACCGCCCGCCATCGAGGCCGCGCCCGACGAGGCTGCGCAGCCGGTGTCCGCACGCGCCGCGCAGTCCGACCCCCCGCTGATCGAGGTCACCGACGTGACGATCGAGGGCTACGTGCAGGACATCGGCCTGCGCCTTTACCGGCGCGCGAACGCGACCGGCCTGCCGGTGCTGCTGTACTTCCACGGCGGCGGTTTCGTGCGCGGCTCGCTCGACGACGGCGACGTCGCCGGACGCTTTTTCGCAGAACGCTTACCGGCGCTCGTCGTGTCGGTCGGTTATTCGCTCGCGCCGGAATTTCCGTTTCCGGCCGCGCCCGAGGACGCGCATCGCGCGGCGCTGTGGGTGCTGACTCGCGCACGGGCGTTCGGCGGCAGCACGAAGCGCATCGTCGCCGCCGGTCACGATGCGGGCGGACAGATCGCGAACGTGCTCGCGTTCATCGGCCGCGATCGCGGCGACGTGCGGCTCGCCGCGCAGGCGCTGTTCGCGCCGATGCTCGATCCGAGCCTCACGCGCCTCGGCGACGAGCGCCGGCTCGGCTCCGACATCACCGCGCGCGAATGCGCGGCGTGTTATCGCGCGTATCTGCCGGAGGCCGCGCAGCGGATGCATCCGTACGCGGCGCCGCTCGAATCGAGCCGCCTCGCGGGCCTGCCGCCGACGCTGATCGTCACCGCGCAGAACGACGTGCTGCACATCGAGGCGGAGAAATACGCAAGCCGCCTGATCGATGCGGGCGTGCGCACCCAGGTCGTCCGCTACCCGAGCGTGTCGCACGCGCAGATCGCATCGCATCCGGCCGCGCTGAGCGAGGCGGCGCGCTTCTTCCAGTGCTGCTTCGACGCCAGCGCACAGTGCTGA
- a CDS encoding efflux RND transporter permease subunit, with protein sequence MNISKFFIDRPIFAGVLSVLILLAGVIALFQLPISEYPEVVPPSVVVHAQYPGANPKVIAETVAAPLEEQINGVENMLYMQSQANSDGNLTLTVTFRLGTDPDKATQLVQNRVNQALPRLPDDVQRLGITTIKSSPTLTMVVHLISPDNRYDMTYLRNYALLNVKDRLARIQGVGEVQLWGSGDYAMRVWLDPQKVAQRGLTATDVVNAIREQNVQVAAGVIGASPNVPGTPLQLSVNARGRLRTEGEFGNIIVKTNPDGGVTYLRDIARIELAASEYGLRSLLDNKPAVALAINQAPGANSLAISEQVRAAMKELKEDFPAGVDYKIVYDPTQFVRSSIEAVVHTLLEAIALVVIVVIVFLQTWRASIIPLIAVPVSIVGTFSLLLAFGFSINALSLFGMVLAIGIVVDDAIVVVENVERNIESGLSARDATYKAMQEVSGPIIAIALTLVAVFVPLAFMSGLTGQFYKQFAMTIAISTVISAFNSLTLSPALSALLLRGHGDKEDWLTRGMNRVFGGFFRRFNNVFHRGSEQYGRGVNGVLRHKGAMLAVYVVLIGATVLMARVVPGGFVPAQDKEYLIAFAQLPNGASLDRTESVIRDMSSIALKQPGVESAVAFPGLSVNGFTNSSSAGIVFVTLKPFKERGSRALSAGAIAGALNQQYAAIKDSFVAVFPPPPVLGLGTLGGFKMQIEDHGAVGYEALNRATQDFIKRAATAPELGPTFSSYQINVPQLNVDLDRTKAKQLGVPVTDVFNTMQIYLGSLYVNDFNRFGRVYQVRVQADAPFRQKADDILQLKTRNAAGEMVPLSSLVTVTPTYGPEMVVRYNGYTAADINGGPAPGYSSGQAQEAAERVAAETLPRGVKLEWTDLTYQQILAGNAGIWVFPISVLLVFLVLAALYESLTLPLAVILIVPMSVLCALTGVWLTQGDNNIFTQIGLMVLVGLASKNAILIVEFARELEHDGHTPLSAAIEASRLRLRPILMTSIAFIMGVVPLVLSTGAGSEMRHAMGIAVFFGMLGVTAFGLLLTPVFYVVLRTLAGGKIHVAQKDTARTALPAMDA encoded by the coding sequence ATGAATATTTCCAAATTCTTCATCGACCGGCCGATCTTCGCAGGCGTGCTGTCTGTGCTGATCCTGCTGGCCGGCGTGATCGCGCTGTTCCAGCTGCCGATCTCCGAGTATCCGGAGGTCGTGCCGCCTTCGGTCGTCGTTCACGCGCAGTATCCGGGCGCGAATCCGAAGGTGATCGCGGAGACCGTCGCGGCGCCGCTCGAAGAGCAGATCAACGGCGTCGAGAACATGCTGTACATGCAGTCGCAGGCGAACAGCGACGGCAACCTGACGCTGACGGTCACGTTCCGCCTCGGCACCGATCCGGACAAGGCCACGCAGCTCGTGCAGAACCGCGTGAACCAGGCGCTGCCGCGTCTGCCGGACGACGTGCAGCGGCTCGGCATCACGACGATCAAGAGTTCGCCGACGCTGACGATGGTCGTGCATTTGATCTCGCCGGACAACCGCTATGACATGACGTATCTGCGCAACTACGCGCTGCTGAACGTGAAGGACCGCCTCGCGCGGATCCAGGGCGTCGGCGAAGTGCAGTTGTGGGGCTCGGGCGACTACGCGATGCGCGTGTGGCTCGATCCGCAGAAGGTCGCGCAGCGCGGCCTCACCGCGACCGACGTCGTGAACGCGATCCGCGAGCAGAACGTGCAGGTCGCGGCCGGCGTGATCGGCGCGTCGCCGAACGTGCCCGGCACGCCGCTGCAACTGTCGGTGAACGCGCGCGGCCGCCTTCGCACCGAGGGCGAATTCGGCAACATCATCGTGAAGACGAATCCGGACGGCGGCGTCACGTATCTGCGCGACATCGCGCGGATCGAGCTGGCCGCGTCCGAGTACGGCCTGCGCTCGCTGCTCGACAACAAGCCGGCGGTCGCGCTCGCGATCAACCAGGCGCCGGGCGCGAACTCGCTCGCGATCTCGGAGCAGGTGCGCGCGGCGATGAAGGAACTGAAGGAAGACTTCCCGGCTGGCGTCGACTACAAGATCGTGTACGACCCGACGCAGTTCGTGCGTTCGAGCATCGAGGCGGTGGTGCATACGCTGCTCGAAGCGATCGCGCTGGTCGTCATCGTCGTGATCGTGTTCCTGCAGACGTGGCGCGCGTCGATCATTCCGCTCATTGCGGTGCCGGTGTCGATCGTCGGCACGTTCTCGCTGCTGCTCGCCTTCGGCTTCTCGATCAACGCGCTGTCGCTGTTCGGGATGGTGCTCGCGATCGGGATCGTCGTCGACGATGCGATCGTGGTCGTCGAGAACGTCGAGCGCAACATCGAGAGCGGCCTGTCCGCGCGTGACGCGACGTACAAGGCGATGCAGGAGGTGAGCGGGCCGATCATCGCGATCGCGCTGACGCTGGTCGCCGTGTTCGTGCCGCTCGCGTTCATGTCGGGCCTCACCGGCCAGTTCTACAAGCAGTTCGCGATGACGATCGCGATCTCGACGGTGATCTCCGCGTTCAACTCGCTGACGCTGTCCCCGGCGCTGTCCGCATTGCTGCTGCGCGGCCACGGCGACAAGGAGGACTGGCTCACGCGTGGGATGAACCGCGTGTTCGGCGGCTTCTTCCGGCGCTTCAACAACGTGTTCCATCGCGGCTCCGAGCAGTACGGCCGCGGCGTGAACGGCGTGCTGCGCCACAAGGGCGCGATGCTCGCGGTGTACGTGGTGCTGATCGGCGCGACCGTGCTGATGGCGCGCGTGGTGCCGGGCGGCTTCGTGCCCGCGCAGGACAAGGAGTATCTGATCGCCTTCGCGCAACTGCCGAACGGCGCGTCGCTCGACCGGACCGAAAGCGTGATCCGCGACATGAGTTCGATCGCGCTGAAGCAGCCGGGCGTCGAAAGCGCGGTCGCGTTCCCGGGGCTGTCGGTGAACGGCTTCACGAACAGTTCCAGCGCGGGCATCGTGTTCGTCACGCTGAAGCCGTTCAAGGAGCGCGGCAGCCGCGCGCTGTCGGCGGGCGCGATCGCGGGCGCGCTGAACCAGCAGTACGCGGCGATCAAGGACTCGTTCGTCGCGGTGTTCCCGCCGCCGCCGGTGCTCGGCCTCGGCACGCTCGGCGGGTTCAAGATGCAGATCGAGGATCACGGCGCGGTGGGTTACGAGGCGCTGAACCGCGCAACCCAGGACTTCATCAAGCGCGCGGCGACGGCGCCGGAACTCGGCCCGACGTTCTCCAGCTACCAGATCAACGTGCCGCAGCTGAACGTCGATCTGGACCGCACGAAGGCGAAGCAGCTCGGCGTGCCGGTGACGGACGTGTTCAACACGATGCAGATCTACCTCGGCTCGCTGTACGTGAACGACTTCAACCGCTTCGGACGCGTGTACCAGGTGCGCGTGCAGGCCGATGCGCCGTTCCGCCAGAAGGCCGACGACATCCTGCAGCTGAAGACGCGCAACGCCGCCGGCGAGATGGTGCCGCTGTCGTCGCTCGTCACGGTGACGCCGACGTACGGGCCTGAAATGGTGGTCCGCTACAACGGCTACACGGCGGCGGACATCAACGGCGGACCGGCTCCGGGTTACTCGTCGGGCCAGGCGCAGGAGGCGGCGGAACGCGTCGCGGCCGAGACGCTGCCGCGCGGCGTGAAGCTGGAGTGGACCGACCTGACGTACCAGCAGATTCTCGCGGGCAACGCGGGCATCTGGGTGTTCCCGATCAGCGTGCTGCTCGTGTTCCTCGTGCTCGCGGCGCTGTACGAAAGCCTGACGCTGCCGCTCGCGGTGATCCTGATCGTGCCGATGAGCGTGCTGTGCGCGTTGACCGGCGTGTGGCTCACGCAGGGCGACAACAACATCTTCACGCAGATCGGCCTGATGGTGCTGGTGGGCCTCGCATCGAAGAACGCGATTCTGATCGTCGAGTTCGCCCGCGAACTCGAACACGACGGACACACGCCGCTTTCCGCCGCGATCGAGGCGAGCCGGCTGCGTCTGCGCCCGATTTTGATGACGTCGATCGCGTTCATCATGGGCGTGGTGCCGCTCGTGCTGTCGACCGGCGCGGGCTCGGAGATGCGTCACGCGATGGGGATCGCGGTGTTCTTCGGGATGCTCGGCGTGACCGCGTTCGGCCTGTTGCTGACGCCGGTGTTTTATGTGGTGCTGCGCACGCTCGCGGGCGGCAAGATCCATGTCGCGCAGAAGGACACTGCGCGCACGGCGCTGCCGGCGATGGACGCTTGA